A genomic region of Streptomyces sp. NBC_00237 contains the following coding sequences:
- a CDS encoding amidohydrolase family protein, translated as MVGNESGTREIPKVISVDDHVIEPAHLFDTWLPKKYRDRGPKPFTAGIGELEYVGGKYRFNTDPNGQTTDWWEYEGLFFPYKRIIAAVGFSRDEMTLDGITREQMRRGCWDPKARLADMDLNHVEASLCFPTFPRFCGQTFAEAKDKEVGLACVRAYNDWMVEEWCGDSGGRLIPLCLIPLWDIDLAVAEIKRNAARGVRAVTFSEIPTYLGLPSIHSGYWDPFFAACEETGTVVNMHIGSSSQMPAASPDAPPAVQASLSFNNAMASMMDFLFSGVLVKFPRLKLAYSEGQMGWIPYALERADDVWEEHRAWGGVKDLIPEPPSTYYYRQIFCCFFRDKHGIDAIEKVGVNNATFETDYPHVDSTWPHTKAVAEDHVGHLPEDVAYKLLRGNAIRMLDLPFDRDRVAPAGA; from the coding sequence GTGGTTGGAAACGAGAGCGGCACGAGGGAGATCCCCAAGGTCATCAGCGTGGACGACCACGTGATCGAACCCGCGCACCTCTTCGACACCTGGCTGCCGAAGAAGTACCGGGACCGGGGCCCGAAGCCGTTCACCGCTGGCATCGGTGAGCTGGAGTACGTCGGCGGGAAGTACCGGTTCAACACCGACCCGAACGGCCAGACCACCGACTGGTGGGAGTACGAGGGCCTGTTCTTCCCGTACAAGCGCATCATCGCGGCCGTCGGGTTCTCCCGCGACGAGATGACGCTCGACGGGATCACGCGGGAGCAGATGCGGCGCGGCTGCTGGGACCCGAAGGCCCGCCTGGCGGACATGGACCTCAACCACGTCGAGGCATCGCTCTGCTTCCCCACGTTCCCGCGCTTCTGTGGACAGACCTTCGCCGAGGCCAAGGACAAGGAGGTCGGGCTCGCCTGCGTACGGGCGTACAACGACTGGATGGTCGAGGAGTGGTGCGGCGACAGCGGCGGGCGGCTGATCCCGCTGTGCCTGATCCCGCTCTGGGACATCGACCTGGCCGTCGCCGAGATCAAGCGCAACGCCGCCCGAGGGGTCCGTGCGGTGACCTTCAGCGAGATCCCGACGTACCTCGGGCTGCCGTCGATCCACTCCGGCTACTGGGACCCGTTCTTCGCCGCGTGCGAGGAGACCGGGACGGTCGTGAACATGCACATCGGCTCGTCGTCACAGATGCCCGCGGCCTCCCCGGACGCCCCGCCCGCAGTCCAGGCATCGCTCTCCTTCAACAACGCGATGGCGTCGATGATGGACTTCCTCTTCTCCGGCGTCCTGGTGAAGTTCCCCCGCCTCAAACTCGCCTACAGCGAGGGGCAGATGGGCTGGATTCCGTACGCCCTGGAGCGCGCGGACGACGTCTGGGAGGAGCACCGCGCCTGGGGCGGGGTGAAGGACCTGATCCCGGAGCCCCCGTCGACGTACTACTACCGGCAGATCTTCTGCTGCTTCTTCCGCGACAAGCACGGGATCGACGCGATCGAGAAGGTCGGCGTGAACAACGCGACCTTCGAGACCGATTACCCGCATGTGGACTCGACGTGGCCGCACACGAAGGCGGTGGCCGAGGACCATGTCGGGCATCTGCCGGAGGACGTCGCGTACAAGCTGCTGCGCGGCAACGCCATCCGCATGCTGGATCTGCCGTTCGACCGGGATCGGGTGGCACCGGCCGGGGCCTGA
- a CDS encoding DoxX family protein produces the protein METIWLSGAEWMAVLRIGLGLWWLESWRHKDKKSWFAGGGIAWAEGIAADHRWPFVRHGFDRIVKPRPRLMAHLVAYAELALGLGLIAGFLTPIALVCGLVLNLIYLVLMIHDWGEQGQNLMMALISAVGLFAMCWQNWSLDNAFGLFL, from the coding sequence GTGGAGACGATCTGGCTCAGCGGAGCCGAGTGGATGGCGGTCCTTCGTATCGGGCTCGGCCTGTGGTGGCTGGAGAGCTGGCGGCACAAGGACAAGAAGTCCTGGTTCGCCGGTGGAGGCATCGCCTGGGCGGAGGGCATCGCGGCCGACCACCGCTGGCCGTTCGTCCGCCACGGCTTCGACCGCATCGTGAAGCCGCGCCCGCGCCTGATGGCCCACCTCGTCGCGTACGCGGAACTCGCCCTCGGCCTCGGCCTGATCGCCGGCTTCCTCACGCCGATCGCGCTCGTCTGCGGCCTGGTCCTCAACCTGATCTATCTCGTGCTGATGATCCACGACTGGGGCGAGCAGGGGCAGAACCTGATGATGGCGCTGATCTCGGCGGTGGGCCTGTTCGCCATGTGCTGGCAGAACTGGTCACTCGACAACGCCTTCGGGCTGTTCCTCTAG
- a CDS encoding FkbM family methyltransferase: MPSAVPPPVSELMVTLGRGYVRNAPGSWFKGPLAAGYLNAHLRARPRQRVVEARFDARFAVDTRDLIQRYIHLFGVWEPHMTSWLQSRLGPGDVLVDVGANVGYFTVLGSRLVGSTGRVVAIEASPVFHRRVLQHIELNGCENVRAVNGAVSDSTKTLTFVLASSNNMGANSIVPYDGPAESTFAMEAHPLPALLEPDELARARVIKIDVEGAEGSVIRGLAPALGQLREDVEIAVEVTPERMAKLGDSVEELLETMHGHGFHTYRLPSDYRPGSYPPAMSRPTPPTRWRESIAGETELVFSRIDAEVLAQ; this comes from the coding sequence ATGCCTTCTGCCGTTCCTCCGCCGGTCTCGGAACTGATGGTCACCCTGGGCCGTGGATACGTACGCAACGCACCCGGATCGTGGTTCAAAGGACCGCTGGCCGCCGGGTACCTCAACGCCCACCTCCGGGCCCGTCCCCGCCAGCGCGTCGTAGAGGCTCGCTTCGACGCCCGCTTCGCCGTCGACACCCGCGACCTCATCCAGCGCTACATCCACCTCTTCGGAGTGTGGGAGCCCCACATGACGAGCTGGTTGCAAAGCCGCCTCGGCCCCGGTGACGTCCTGGTGGACGTCGGCGCCAACGTCGGTTACTTCACCGTCCTCGGCTCACGCCTCGTCGGCAGCACCGGCCGCGTGGTCGCGATCGAGGCGTCCCCGGTCTTCCACCGCAGGGTGTTGCAGCACATCGAGCTCAACGGCTGCGAGAACGTCCGCGCCGTCAACGGCGCCGTCTCCGACAGCACCAAGACCCTGACCTTCGTGCTCGCCAGCTCGAACAACATGGGCGCCAACAGCATCGTCCCGTACGACGGCCCCGCCGAGTCGACCTTCGCCATGGAGGCGCACCCGCTCCCCGCCCTCCTGGAGCCGGACGAGCTCGCCCGAGCCCGCGTCATCAAGATCGACGTAGAGGGAGCCGAGGGCAGCGTCATCCGCGGCCTGGCCCCGGCACTGGGCCAACTCCGCGAGGACGTCGAGATCGCCGTCGAGGTCACCCCGGAGCGGATGGCCAAGCTGGGCGACTCCGTGGAGGAGCTGCTGGAAACGATGCACGGGCACGGCTTCCATACATACCGTCTGCCCAGCGACTACAGACCCGGGAGCTACCCGCCCGCCATGAGCCGCCCGACGCCACCAACGCGCTGGCGTGAGTCGATCGCGGGCGAGACCGAGTTGGTGTTCTCGCGAATCGACGCGGAAGTTCTGGCCCAGTGA
- a CDS encoding acyltransferase, with protein sequence MYALDGLRLVAALMVVAFHFVGFDNWPLPVWGGSTSVVFPRAHPVASYGWLGVQLFFLISGFVICMSCWGRTVREFAVSRVVRLFPAYWFAVLVTAGVLLVAQGAVRTGITPSRILSNLTMFQAPMGARNVAPVYWTLWAEMRFYLLFAVVCALGMTYRRCVGFCGGWLLAAVLAPHADIPLVRMLAVPDAAPFFVGGMVIFLMHRFGTSPVLWLLLGGSWLSAQHQLLRLLPVAERSVDGDLSWSVSLVVVTGFYGVLLLVALRPLRALNRPWLVTAGALTYPLYLLHEEIGWEVIRHFSAEVSPRVLLVGVVGGLVVLAYGVHRTVERPGAKALRRWLGGAGPRRHGTA encoded by the coding sequence TTGTACGCCTTGGACGGGCTGCGGCTGGTGGCCGCGCTCATGGTGGTCGCGTTTCATTTCGTGGGGTTCGACAACTGGCCCCTGCCCGTTTGGGGTGGGTCCACCTCGGTGGTCTTTCCAAGGGCGCATCCGGTCGCTTCTTACGGGTGGCTGGGGGTGCAGCTGTTCTTTCTGATCAGTGGGTTCGTCATTTGCATGTCGTGCTGGGGGCGTACGGTCCGGGAGTTCGCGGTGTCGCGGGTGGTGCGACTCTTTCCCGCGTACTGGTTTGCGGTGCTCGTGACGGCCGGGGTCCTGCTGGTGGCTCAGGGAGCGGTACGGACGGGGATCACGCCGTCCAGGATCCTGTCGAATCTGACGATGTTCCAGGCGCCCATGGGGGCCAGGAATGTCGCGCCCGTGTACTGGACGCTCTGGGCTGAGATGCGTTTCTACCTGTTGTTCGCCGTGGTGTGCGCGCTGGGGATGACGTACCGCCGGTGTGTGGGGTTCTGTGGTGGGTGGCTTCTGGCGGCCGTGTTGGCGCCGCATGCGGACATCCCGTTGGTGCGGATGCTGGCCGTGCCGGACGCCGCGCCGTTCTTCGTAGGGGGAATGGTGATCTTCCTGATGCACCGTTTCGGGACGTCGCCCGTGTTGTGGCTGTTGCTCGGGGGGTCCTGGCTGAGCGCTCAGCATCAGTTGCTCCGGCTGCTGCCGGTCGCCGAGAGGTCGGTGGACGGGGACTTGTCGTGGTCCGTCTCCCTGGTGGTCGTCACGGGCTTCTACGGGGTGCTGCTGTTGGTGGCGTTGCGCCCGCTGCGGGCCCTCAACCGGCCCTGGCTCGTGACGGCCGGGGCGCTGACCTACCCCTTGTACTTGTTGCACGAGGAGATCGGGTGGGAGGTGATTCGGCACTTCAGCGCCGAGGTGTCACCTCGGGTGTTGTTGGTGGGAGTGGTGGGAGGGCTGGTCGTGCTGGCGTACGGGGTTCACCGGACGGTCGAGCGGCCTGGGGCGAAGGCACTCCGCAGGTGGCTGGGCGGAGCCGGACCGAGGCGGCACGGCACGGCGTAG
- a CDS encoding alpha/beta fold hydrolase, whose protein sequence is MTTTTASRTITVADAQVHYERTGSGPTLVLVHGTGSSGAGLTWGQIAPRFAGTRTVITPDLSGTDRTTDAGGPLTVEGLAAQVIAVIEDAGTGPVDLVGFSMGAPVTAAVAALRPDLVRRLVLVSGWAYTDGDEYLRNLFTLWQQLGDSDPAAFGRSVTMTGFSRGFLNAIGRDQVEQLIPNMPPTPGTLRHVDLDTRIDIRALLPRIQARTLVLGGAQDATVPVEHSRALHAAIQDSTYAELDAGHVMFFEKADEFTKVVADFIETP, encoded by the coding sequence ATGACCACCACCACCGCCAGCCGCACCATCACCGTCGCCGACGCGCAGGTCCACTACGAACGCACCGGCAGCGGCCCCACCCTCGTCCTGGTCCACGGCACGGGCTCCTCGGGCGCCGGACTGACCTGGGGCCAGATCGCCCCGAGGTTCGCCGGAACCCGCACCGTCATCACCCCGGACCTGTCCGGCACCGACCGCACCACCGACGCAGGCGGGCCGCTGACCGTGGAGGGCCTGGCCGCCCAGGTGATCGCCGTCATCGAGGACGCCGGTACGGGCCCGGTGGACCTGGTCGGCTTCTCCATGGGCGCCCCGGTGACCGCGGCCGTCGCCGCGCTGCGCCCCGATCTCGTACGCCGTCTCGTCCTGGTCTCGGGCTGGGCGTACACCGACGGCGACGAGTACCTGCGCAACCTGTTCACGCTCTGGCAGCAGCTCGGAGACAGCGACCCCGCCGCCTTCGGCCGCAGCGTCACCATGACCGGATTCAGCCGAGGCTTCCTCAACGCCATCGGCCGCGACCAGGTGGAACAGCTCATCCCTAACATGCCGCCGACCCCGGGGACCCTGCGCCACGTGGACCTGGACACCCGGATCGACATCCGTGCCCTGCTGCCGCGCATCCAGGCCCGCACGCTGGTGCTCGGCGGCGCGCAGGACGCCACGGTCCCCGTGGAACACAGCCGCGCCCTGCACGCGGCGATCCAGGACAGCACGTACGCCGAACTCGACGCAGGTCACGTGATGTTCTTCGAGAAGGCCGACGAATTCACCAAGGTGGTGGCCGACTTCATCGAGACGCCGTGA
- a CDS encoding nuclear transport factor 2 family protein yields the protein MTKNPKNPEKAQALPITALVATYWKAVDAHDWDLFDATLADDVVYDLPQTRERIRGKQAYSRFNRDYPGSWQIRVLRTVVEPHQAVTWIHTTRGLTELHAQTFFTTDAETGLITEITEFWPEPYEPPTGREHLVERY from the coding sequence ATGACCAAGAACCCCAAGAACCCAGAGAAGGCACAGGCACTCCCCATCACCGCTCTCGTCGCCACGTACTGGAAGGCGGTGGACGCCCACGACTGGGACCTCTTCGATGCGACCCTCGCGGACGACGTGGTCTACGACCTCCCGCAGACCCGCGAACGCATCCGAGGCAAGCAGGCTTACTCCCGCTTCAACCGCGACTACCCGGGCTCCTGGCAGATCCGCGTCCTGCGCACGGTCGTGGAGCCCCACCAGGCCGTCACCTGGATCCACACCACGAGGGGCCTGACGGAACTGCACGCCCAGACCTTCTTCACCACGGACGCGGAAACGGGCCTGATCACCGAGATCACCGAATTCTGGCCGGAGCCCTACGAGCCCCCGACCGGCCGCGAACACCTGGTGGAACGCTACTGA
- a CDS encoding DUF6191 domain-containing protein, with translation MGFAVLLTLPGLVIALTLVAFVDQMLLRMGRAGVLPWRASGSQGQISATGFEQLHASFSPGKQNELKERQSSLVMRDDEEDGAPPHRTTVDLRGGTAVVRLPHGPGAGQ, from the coding sequence ATGGGATTCGCCGTGCTCCTCACTCTGCCCGGGCTCGTCATCGCGTTGACTCTGGTCGCTTTCGTGGACCAGATGCTGTTGAGGATGGGGCGGGCCGGAGTGTTGCCCTGGCGCGCCAGCGGGAGTCAGGGGCAGATTTCGGCGACCGGGTTCGAGCAGCTGCACGCCAGCTTCTCGCCCGGGAAGCAGAACGAGCTGAAGGAGCGGCAGAGCTCGTTGGTGATGCGGGACGACGAGGAGGACGGGGCGCCTCCGCACCGGACGACCGTTGATCTGAGGGGTGGGACCGCGGTGGTGCGGCTGCCGCACGGCCCGGGGGCGGGTCAGTAG
- a CDS encoding glycosyltransferase family 2 protein: MTRRIIIVTAVHAPSAHFLPDAFTSLCDQELPEGWEWHWLIQEDGQGDEVAPHVPQDERVSFRQGRRGGPGVARTIALAHADGDYVKILDADDKLSPGALARDLAALEADPSIGWATSRVLDLLPDGSTAGFPGDPEPGPIERGEVLDFWKANNFRASVHPATLFVRRDLLLALGGWMALPASEDTGLLLALNSVARGWFSAEVGLHYRKWEGQATGQAAHVDPAERDARMAVVEARARALDSFQWRYPISSE; the protein is encoded by the coding sequence GTGACCCGGCGCATCATCATCGTCACGGCCGTTCACGCGCCATCGGCGCACTTCCTCCCGGACGCGTTCACGTCGCTCTGTGACCAGGAGCTGCCCGAGGGGTGGGAGTGGCACTGGCTCATCCAGGAGGACGGCCAGGGCGACGAGGTCGCACCGCACGTTCCCCAGGACGAGCGGGTGAGCTTCCGGCAGGGGCGGCGGGGCGGTCCCGGAGTCGCGCGCACCATCGCGCTCGCCCACGCGGACGGCGACTACGTCAAGATCCTGGACGCCGACGACAAGCTGTCGCCCGGCGCCCTGGCCCGGGACCTCGCGGCGCTCGAAGCGGACCCGAGCATCGGCTGGGCGACCTCACGGGTGCTCGACCTGCTCCCGGACGGCTCGACCGCGGGCTTTCCCGGCGACCCGGAACCCGGCCCGATCGAGCGGGGCGAGGTCCTCGACTTCTGGAAGGCCAACAACTTCCGCGCCTCGGTGCACCCGGCGACGCTCTTCGTACGCCGTGACCTACTGCTCGCGCTGGGTGGCTGGATGGCGCTTCCGGCCTCGGAGGACACGGGCCTGCTGCTGGCGCTCAACTCCGTTGCGCGCGGCTGGTTCTCGGCCGAGGTGGGGCTGCACTACCGCAAGTGGGAGGGGCAGGCGACGGGTCAGGCCGCGCACGTCGACCCCGCCGAGCGGGACGCCCGTATGGCCGTGGTGGAGGCCCGCGCCCGCGCGCTGGACTCCTTCCAGTGGCGGTACCCGATCAGCTCCGAGTGA
- a CDS encoding helix-turn-helix transcriptional regulator, with protein sequence MNAVMINRRELADFLRRRRDQVLPGDVGLTAGPRRRTPGLRREEVAQLAGMSADYYIRLEQARGPQPSAQMLASLARALRLTTDERDHLYVLAGHPPPTAHTGPGHVSPSLLHLLDQLTGTPAQVLNDLGDVLAQNALAEALFSGVCSVSEHGRNVTWRWFTQPSVRAAFPPEEHDYYSRLHVADLRAAVTRRGNDAASARLLQRLREASEEFRGLWELHEVAVRRHTRMRVLHEAIGPVDLDCQVLLAPEGDHRLVLYTPPPGGEAAGHLALLQVIGTERFSAAGS encoded by the coding sequence ATGAACGCCGTGATGATCAACCGTCGTGAGCTCGCCGACTTCCTGCGCCGTCGCAGAGACCAGGTCCTCCCCGGGGACGTGGGGCTGACCGCAGGTCCGCGCCGCCGCACCCCGGGACTGCGCCGCGAGGAAGTGGCCCAGTTGGCCGGGATGTCGGCCGACTACTACATACGTCTGGAACAGGCGCGCGGCCCGCAGCCCTCCGCGCAGATGCTGGCCTCGCTCGCCCGCGCCCTGCGGCTGACCACGGACGAACGCGATCATCTGTATGTGCTGGCGGGGCATCCGCCGCCGACCGCGCACACCGGCCCGGGGCATGTCAGCCCTTCGCTGCTGCACCTGCTCGACCAGTTGACCGGCACTCCGGCGCAGGTGCTGAACGACCTCGGTGACGTCCTCGCCCAGAACGCGCTCGCCGAGGCCCTGTTCAGCGGGGTGTGCTCGGTCTCCGAGCACGGCCGCAACGTCACCTGGCGCTGGTTCACCCAGCCCTCGGTGCGGGCTGCCTTCCCGCCCGAGGAGCACGACTACTACAGCCGACTGCACGTCGCCGACCTGCGGGCCGCGGTGACCCGGCGCGGCAACGACGCGGCCTCCGCCCGTCTCCTCCAGCGGCTGCGCGAAGCGAGTGAGGAGTTCCGCGGGCTGTGGGAACTCCACGAGGTCGCCGTGCGCAGGCACACCCGGATGCGGGTGCTGCACGAGGCGATCGGCCCGGTCGACCTTGACTGCCAGGTGCTGCTCGCTCCCGAGGGCGACCACCGTCTCGTCCTCTACACCCCGCCCCCCGGCGGCGAGGCGGCCGGGCATCTCGCTCTGCTCCAGGTCATCGGGACGGAGCGGTTCTCCGCAGCCGGTTCTTGA